From Methanococcus maripaludis, the proteins below share one genomic window:
- a CDS encoding DUF530 family protein, which yields MDSSVLIKECNDFLDCLSNFGKKLKDFDPKKEDSVNAISETLENNLKILENFREKMELQGFDTPYIGVGRLKGGEDDDIYEIINYSSYLRRMVDEKKGALERVKYAIVSHKIAIGNIQEDMGNKKILAHLSYDGSYKELLSKIPPFFIKSYKRILSVFETEGKGILSSITLSLVILENGKRKFKRIKIEEEDYERYIKKTFGDAIITSIKKNYSKNKLLNDQYVKKILSLAYLSACSDEIIEKIDEKLKETLSDEERCIVKKYRMICSDFKGNDCESGVIDVRAMEEIKLRKMNLKNDLEDRGLYKNGKPLKKLKESLEMEDEILENISLDIPLKILSKDLLMYYLKKSADERTRSNQFPSILVTPSPAHLNWLVVENIEPKKILDLKFLLEKELPKYDIPIKNLGGVSIYLLYDWDVVESFEFEKTEIEEILKLMAAINDVKELLKDKIDIKKFEKYSKIKKDKTKNFLNALGKL from the coding sequence TGAAACTCTCGAAAATAATTTAAAAATTTTGGAAAATTTTAGAGAAAAAATGGAACTTCAGGGATTTGATACACCCTACATCGGTGTTGGCCGGTTGAAAGGTGGGGAAGACGATGATATTTACGAAATAATTAATTATTCGTCATACCTAAGAAGAATGGTCGATGAAAAAAAAGGCGCACTTGAAAGAGTAAAATACGCAATAGTTTCTCACAAAATTGCTATTGGAAATATTCAAGAAGATATGGGAAACAAAAAAATACTCGCACATTTATCCTATGATGGATCATACAAAGAATTACTTTCTAAAATTCCTCCTTTTTTTATAAAATCCTACAAAAGGATATTAAGCGTATTTGAAACTGAAGGAAAAGGTATTTTAAGTTCAATTACGCTTTCACTAGTTATTTTGGAAAACGGGAAAAGAAAATTTAAAAGAATAAAAATTGAAGAAGAAGATTACGAAAGATACATTAAAAAAACCTTTGGCGATGCAATAATCACTTCGATTAAAAAAAATTATTCAAAAAATAAACTTTTAAACGACCAGTACGTTAAAAAAATACTTTCATTAGCTTATTTAAGTGCATGTTCTGACGAAATTATTGAAAAAATTGATGAAAAGCTAAAAGAAACACTTTCAGATGAAGAAAGATGTATTGTTAAAAAATACCGAATGATATGCAGTGATTTTAAAGGAAATGATTGTGAAAGCGGAGTAATCGATGTACGTGCAATGGAAGAAATTAAACTTCGAAAAATGAACCTAAAGAATGATTTAGAAGATAGGGGGCTTTATAAAAATGGAAAACCCCTGAAAAAACTTAAAGAATCGCTTGAAATGGAAGATGAAATCCTTGAAAATATTTCATTAGATATTCCTTTAAAAATCCTTTCAAAGGACTTATTAATGTATTATTTAAAAAAATCGGCCGATGAAAGAACCAGATCAAACCAGTTCCCATCAATACTTGTTACGCCCTCCCCTGCACATTTAAACTGGCTAGTTGTAGAAAATATCGAACCAAAAAAAATACTTGATTTGAAATTTTTACTTGAAAAAGAACTTCCAAAATACGACATACCAATAAAAAATCTGGGCGGTGTTTCAATCTACCTACTTTATGACTGGGATGTTGTAGAATCTTTTGAATTTGAAAAAACGGAAATTGAAGAGATATTAAAATTAATGGCTGCAATAAATGATGTTAAAGAATTACTAAAAGATAAAATAGATATTAAAAAGTTCGAAAAGTACAGTAAAATCAAAAAAGATAAAACTAAAAACTTCTTAAACGCTCTTGGAAAACTTTAA